In the genome of Rhizobium rhizogenes, one region contains:
- the rpsL gene encoding 30S ribosomal protein S12 gives MPTVNQLIRKPRQAQVKRNKVPALQENPQKRGVCTRVYTTTPKKPNSALRKVAKIRLTNGFEVIGYIPGEGHNLQEHSVVMIRGGRVKDLPGVRYHIIRGVLDTQGVKNRKQRRSKYGAKRPK, from the coding sequence ATGCCTACCGTAAACCAGCTGATCCGCAAGCCTCGCCAGGCACAGGTAAAGCGCAACAAGGTTCCTGCCCTGCAGGAAAACCCGCAGAAGCGTGGTGTTTGCACCCGCGTTTACACGACGACCCCGAAGAAGCCGAACTCGGCTCTGCGTAAGGTTGCCAAGATTCGCCTCACCAACGGCTTTGAAGTCATCGGCTACATTCCCGGCGAAGGTCACAACCTTCAGGAACACTCCGTGGTCATGATCCGCGGCGGCCGCGTAAAGGACTTGCCGGGTGTGCGTTACCACATCATCCGCGGTGTTCTCGATACCCAGGGCGTCAAGAACCGCAAGCAGCGCCGTTCGAAGTACGGTGCGAAGCGTCCGAAGTAA
- a CDS encoding transcriptional regulator, whose translation MSNLPDNDNGRDEPMVFIVIGKAYETDNSEGIDIHVILRAPDDDTAVRETLNALSEEGFIEADLDQIGMLTDIPDEEPHASAYQGALEGEVAIIRFA comes from the coding sequence ATGAGCAACCTCCCCGACAACGACAATGGACGCGACGAGCCGATGGTCTTCATCGTCATCGGCAAGGCCTACGAGACCGATAACTCGGAAGGCATCGACATCCACGTCATCCTCCGGGCGCCGGACGACGACACCGCCGTTCGCGAAACGCTGAACGCACTTTCCGAGGAAGGTTTCATCGAAGCGGACCTCGACCAGATCGGCATGCTGACCGACATTCCGGATGAGGAACCGCACGCCTCCGCCTATCAGGGTGCACTGGAAGGCGAAGTGGCCATCATCCGTTTCGCCTGA
- a CDS encoding VOC family protein, whose protein sequence is MTVRRIVTNIAAPDPARAGAFYGDILGMTIAMDHGWIVTYASPVETMAQISFAREGGSGTAVPDISIEVDNFDEIHARILKAELPIEYGPANESWGVRRLFLRDPFGRLVNILSHL, encoded by the coding sequence ATGACGGTGAGGCGCATCGTCACCAATATTGCGGCACCCGACCCTGCGCGGGCGGGTGCCTTTTACGGCGACATTCTCGGCATGACCATCGCCATGGATCACGGCTGGATCGTGACCTATGCGAGCCCGGTGGAGACAATGGCCCAGATCAGCTTCGCCCGCGAAGGCGGCTCCGGCACGGCCGTTCCCGATATCTCCATCGAAGTCGACAATTTCGACGAGATTCACGCCAGGATATTAAAGGCGGAACTACCGATCGAATACGGCCCGGCCAATGAAAGCTGGGGCGTGCGCCGCCTTTTCCTGCGCGACCCCTTTGGCAGGCTGGTCAACATATTAAGTCACTTATAG
- a CDS encoding helix-turn-helix transcriptional regulator: MDNIFSEDIIDDIYEAALFPDRWADVIAAIGHRLDFWGGALTWGKGEEEAWLFTPNLQELMHAFMEGGWNHRNDRLTRAVREGQFSFVHDFDVFTHDEWAGLPIVRDFLMPRGLGYGAATQVAPPDHPEMTVLFERKLESGVIGPETMAALGGLRPHIARSLTLATRLQRQKADAMTLGLNAIGAPAAVLQASGRVLSANTLFQTIQKSISTRARDRILISDERVNRLLYKALAGHSVGSFPLPTEDSPCILHVIPLRRDALDLSPHGSAIMLISQPSDAVFDATPLLKGLYDLTRGEARVALEIMKGLSLPSVARQLQISHETVRSNAKSIYAKTGSTGQTDLVRRLSVLTRYTIGDQD, translated from the coding sequence TTGGATAATATATTTTCGGAAGATATCATAGACGACATTTACGAAGCGGCGCTTTTTCCTGACCGCTGGGCGGATGTCATCGCCGCAATCGGCCATCGGCTGGATTTCTGGGGCGGCGCCCTCACCTGGGGCAAGGGAGAGGAGGAAGCCTGGCTCTTCACCCCCAATTTGCAGGAACTGATGCATGCCTTCATGGAAGGCGGCTGGAATCACCGCAATGACCGCCTCACCCGCGCCGTTCGCGAGGGACAGTTTTCCTTCGTGCACGACTTCGACGTCTTCACCCACGATGAATGGGCGGGACTGCCGATCGTGCGTGACTTCCTCATGCCCCGCGGGCTGGGATATGGCGCGGCAACACAGGTCGCGCCACCTGACCACCCGGAGATGACGGTTCTTTTCGAACGCAAGCTTGAAAGCGGTGTCATCGGCCCGGAGACCATGGCCGCGCTCGGCGGATTGAGGCCGCATATCGCCCGCAGCCTCACCCTCGCGACCCGGCTGCAGCGCCAGAAGGCGGATGCGATGACACTCGGCCTCAACGCGATAGGCGCGCCGGCTGCCGTGCTTCAGGCAAGCGGACGTGTCCTTTCCGCCAACACGCTGTTTCAGACAATCCAGAAATCCATTTCCACCCGCGCCCGCGACCGAATCCTGATCTCCGACGAAAGGGTAAACCGGCTGCTTTACAAGGCACTTGCCGGACACAGCGTCGGCTCCTTCCCCCTGCCGACCGAGGACAGTCCCTGCATCCTGCATGTGATACCGCTGCGCAGGGACGCGCTGGACCTCTCGCCGCATGGCTCGGCCATCATGCTGATCTCACAGCCATCGGACGCCGTCTTCGATGCGACACCGCTCCTGAAGGGGCTTTACGACCTTACCCGAGGCGAAGCCCGCGTCGCGCTTGAAATCATGAAGGGGCTTTCTCTCCCCTCCGTGGCCAGGCAATTGCAGATTTCCCATGAGACGGTGCGCAGCAATGCCAAGTCGATCTATGCGAAAACGGGCAGTACCGGCCAGACCGATCTCGTTCGCCGCCTTTCCGTCCTGACGCGCTACACCATCGGCGATCAGGACTGA
- the rpoC gene encoding DNA-directed RNA polymerase subunit beta' has product MNQEVMNLFNPQVPAQHFDSIRISIASPEKILSWSYGEIKKPETINYRTFKPERDGLFCARIFGPIKDYECLCGKYKRMKYKGIICEKCGVEVTLSRVRRERMGHIELAAPVAHIWFLKSLPSRISTLLDMTLKDVERVLYFENYIVTEPGLTSLKQNQLLSEEEYMIAVDEFGEDQFTAMIGAEAIYEMLASMNLEKIAGDLRAELAETTSDLKQKKLMKRLKIVENFMESGNRPEWMIMKVVPVIPPDLRPLVPLDGGRFATSDLNDLYRRVINRNNRLKRLIELRAPGIIIRNEKRMLQESVDALFDNGRRGRVITGANKRPLKSLSDMLKGKQGRFRQNLLGKRVDYSGRSVIVTGPELKLHQCGLPKKMALELFKPFIYARLDAKGYSSTVKQAKKLVEKEKPEVWDILDEVIREHPVLLNRAPTLHRLGIQAFEPMLVEGKAIQLHPLVCTAFNADFDGDQMAVHVPLSLEAQLEARVLMMSTNNILHPANGHPIIVPSQDMVLGLYYLSIMNQNEPGEGMAFSDIGELHHALENKVVTLHAKIRGRFKTVDADGKPVSKIHETTPGRMLIGELLPKNVNVPFDVCNQEMTKKNISKMIDTVYRHCGQKDTVIFCDRIMQLGFAHACRAGISFGKDDMVIPDSKVKIVGDTEALVKEYEQQYNDGLITQGEKYNKVVDAWGKATEKVAEEMMARIKAVEFDPETGRQKPMNSIYMMSHSGARGSPNQMRQLGGMRGLMAKPSGEIIETPIISNFKEGLTVNEYFNSTHGARKGLADTALKTANSGYLTRRLVDVAQDCIVNSTDCGTDKGLTMTAIVDAGQVVASLGARILGRTALDDIDHPVSGENLVKAGTLIDEADVAVIEKAGIQSVRIRSALTCEVQVGVCGVCYGRDLARGTPVNMGEAVGVIAAQSIGEPGTQLTMRTFHLGGTANVVDQSFLEASYEGTIAIKNRNILRNSEGTLIAMGRNMAVTILDERGQERSSQRVAYGSKIFVDDGDKVKRGQRLAEWDPYTRPMMTEVEGTVHFEDLVDGLSVLEATDESTGITKRQVIDWRSTPRGSDLKPAIVIKDASGAVAKLARGGEARFQLSVDAILSVEPGSKVSQGDVLARSPLESAKTKDITGGLPRVAELFEARRPKDHAVIAEIDGTIRLGRDYKNKRRVMIEPAEDGVEPVEYLIPKGKPFHLQEGDYIEKGEYILDGNPAPHDILAIKGVEALASYLVNEIQEVYRLQGVVINDKHIEVIVRQMLQKVEITDAGDSQYIVGDNVDRIELDDMNDRLIEEGKKPAYGDPVLLGITKASLQTPSFISAASFQETTKVLTEAAIAGKTDTLQGLKENVIVGRLIPAGTGGTMTQIRRIATSRDDLILEERRKGTGAGSANQMLQDMTDQVPAAE; this is encoded by the coding sequence ATGAACCAAGAGGTCATGAATCTTTTCAATCCTCAGGTGCCTGCGCAGCATTTCGATTCCATCCGGATTTCGATCGCTTCGCCGGAAAAAATCCTGTCGTGGTCCTACGGCGAGATCAAGAAGCCGGAAACCATCAACTACCGTACGTTCAAGCCGGAACGCGACGGCCTTTTCTGCGCGCGTATCTTCGGACCGATCAAGGACTACGAGTGCCTGTGCGGCAAGTACAAGCGCATGAAGTACAAGGGCATCATCTGCGAAAAGTGCGGCGTCGAAGTGACGCTGTCGCGCGTTCGCCGTGAGCGCATGGGCCACATCGAGCTCGCAGCGCCGGTTGCCCATATCTGGTTCCTGAAGTCGCTTCCCTCGCGTATCTCGACCCTGCTCGACATGACGCTGAAGGATGTCGAACGCGTTCTTTATTTCGAGAACTACATCGTCACCGAGCCTGGCCTCACTTCGCTGAAGCAGAACCAGCTTCTGTCCGAAGAAGAGTACATGATCGCCGTCGACGAGTTCGGCGAAGACCAGTTCACCGCCATGATCGGCGCTGAAGCCATCTACGAGATGCTGGCTTCGATGAACCTCGAAAAGATCGCCGGCGACCTGCGTGCCGAACTTGCTGAGACCACGTCTGATCTCAAGCAGAAGAAGCTGATGAAGCGCCTGAAGATCGTCGAGAACTTCATGGAGTCGGGCAACCGTCCGGAATGGATGATCATGAAGGTCGTTCCGGTCATTCCGCCGGACCTGCGTCCGCTGGTTCCGCTGGATGGCGGCCGTTTCGCGACGTCCGACCTTAACGATCTCTATCGCCGCGTCATCAACCGTAACAACCGTCTGAAGCGCCTGATCGAGCTTCGCGCACCTGGCATCATCATCCGCAACGAAAAGCGTATGTTGCAGGAGTCCGTCGATGCGCTGTTCGATAACGGCCGCCGCGGCCGCGTCATCACGGGTGCCAACAAGCGCCCGCTGAAGTCGCTCTCCGACATGCTCAAGGGCAAGCAGGGCCGCTTCCGCCAGAACCTTCTCGGCAAGCGCGTCGACTACTCCGGTCGTTCGGTCATCGTGACCGGTCCGGAACTGAAGCTGCACCAGTGCGGCCTGCCGAAGAAGATGGCGCTCGAACTGTTCAAGCCGTTCATCTATGCCCGCCTCGACGCCAAGGGTTACTCCTCGACCGTCAAGCAGGCCAAGAAGCTGGTTGAAAAAGAAAAGCCGGAAGTTTGGGATATCCTCGACGAGGTCATCCGCGAGCATCCGGTTCTTCTGAACCGCGCACCGACGCTGCACCGTCTGGGTATCCAGGCTTTCGAACCCATGCTGGTCGAAGGCAAGGCCATCCAGCTGCACCCGCTCGTCTGCACGGCCTTCAACGCCGACTTCGACGGTGACCAGATGGCTGTTCACGTGCCGCTTTCGCTGGAAGCCCAGCTGGAAGCACGCGTGCTGATGATGTCGACCAACAACATCCTGCATCCGGCGAACGGTCATCCGATCATCGTTCCTTCGCAGGACATGGTTCTCGGCCTCTATTACCTGTCGATCATGAACCAGAACGAGCCGGGCGAAGGCATGGCCTTCTCGGATATCGGTGAGCTGCATCACGCGCTTGAAAACAAGGTCGTGACGCTGCATGCCAAGATCCGCGGCCGCTTCAAGACCGTGGATGCCGATGGCAAGCCGGTTTCGAAGATCCATGAAACGACCCCTGGCCGTATGCTGATTGGTGAACTTCTGCCGAAGAACGTCAATGTGCCTTTCGACGTCTGCAACCAGGAAATGACCAAGAAGAACATCTCCAAGATGATCGACACGGTCTACCGTCACTGCGGCCAGAAAGACACGGTCATCTTCTGCGACCGCATCATGCAGCTCGGCTTTGCCCATGCCTGCCGCGCCGGCATTTCGTTCGGCAAGGACGACATGGTCATTCCGGACAGCAAGGTGAAGATCGTCGGTGACACCGAAGCTCTCGTGAAGGAATACGAACAGCAGTACAACGATGGTCTCATCACCCAGGGCGAAAAGTACAACAAGGTTGTCGACGCTTGGGGCAAGGCTACCGAAAAGGTCGCCGAAGAGATGATGGCACGCATCAAGGCTGTCGAGTTCGATCCGGAAACGGGCCGCCAGAAGCCGATGAACTCCATCTACATGATGTCCCACTCGGGCGCCCGTGGTTCTCCGAACCAGATGCGTCAGCTGGGCGGCATGCGCGGCCTGATGGCCAAGCCGTCGGGTGAAATCATCGAGACGCCGATCATCTCGAACTTCAAGGAAGGCCTGACCGTTAACGAGTACTTCAACTCGACCCACGGTGCCCGTAAGGGCCTTGCAGACACCGCCCTGAAGACCGCGAACTCGGGTTACCTTACCCGCCGTCTGGTCGATGTCGCGCAGGATTGCATCGTCAACTCCACCGATTGCGGCACCGACAAGGGCCTCACCATGACCGCCATCGTCGATGCCGGTCAGGTCGTTGCCTCGCTCGGCGCACGTATCCTCGGCCGTACGGCGCTTGATGACATCGATCATCCGGTTTCCGGCGAAAACCTCGTCAAGGCCGGCACGCTCATCGATGAGGCCGATGTGGCCGTCATCGAAAAGGCGGGCATCCAGTCCGTGCGCATCCGCTCGGCTCTGACCTGCGAAGTGCAGGTTGGCGTCTGCGGCGTCTGCTACGGTCGTGACCTTGCACGCGGTACGCCTGTCAACATGGGCGAAGCCGTTGGCGTCATCGCCGCACAGTCGATCGGTGAACCGGGCACGCAGCTCACCATGCGTACCTTCCACCTTGGCGGTACGGCGAACGTGGTCGACCAGTCGTTCCTCGAAGCCTCTTACGAGGGCACGATTGCGATCAAGAACCGCAACATCCTGCGCAACTCCGAAGGCACTCTCATCGCGATGGGCCGTAACATGGCCGTCACCATTCTCGATGAGCGCGGCCAGGAGCGGTCGTCGCAGCGCGTTGCCTATGGTTCGAAGATCTTCGTGGATGATGGCGACAAGGTAAAGCGTGGCCAGCGTCTGGCAGAGTGGGACCCCTACACCCGTCCGATGATGACGGAAGTGGAAGGTACCGTTCACTTCGAGGATCTCGTCGACGGTCTTTCCGTTCTGGAAGCCACCGACGAATCCACCGGCATCACCAAGCGTCAGGTTATCGACTGGCGGTCGACGCCGCGCGGTTCGGACCTCAAGCCGGCGATCGTCATCAAGGACGCTTCCGGCGCTGTTGCGAAGCTTGCCCGTGGTGGCGAAGCCCGCTTCCAGCTGTCCGTGGACGCCATCCTGTCGGTCGAGCCGGGTTCCAAGGTCTCCCAGGGTGACGTGCTTGCACGTTCGCCGCTGGAAAGCGCCAAGACGAAGGACATCACCGGTGGTCTGCCGCGCGTTGCCGAACTGTTCGAAGCACGTCGTCCGAAGGATCACGCCGTCATCGCAGAGATCGATGGTACGATCCGCCTGGGTCGCGACTACAAGAACAAGCGTCGCGTGATGATCGAGCCTGCGGAAGACGGCGTCGAGCCGGTCGAATACCTGATCCCGAAGGGCAAGCCCTTCCATCTTCAGGAAGGCGACTACATCGAGAAGGGTGAATACATTCTCGACGGCAACCCGGCGCCGCACGACATTCTGGCGATCAAGGGCGTGGAGGCTCTGGCTTCCTACCTCGTGAACGAAATCCAGGAAGTCTACCGACTGCAGGGCGTTGTGATCAACGACAAGCACATCGAAGTGATCGTTCGCCAGATGCTGCAGAAGGTCGAAATCACCGATGCCGGCGACAGCCAGTACATCGTTGGCGACAATGTCGACCGTATCGAGCTGGACGACATGAACGACCGCCTGATCGAGGAGGGCAAGAAGCCGGCTTACGGCGATCCTGTTCTGCTCGGCATCACCAAGGCTTCGCTGCAGACGCCGTCCTTCATTTCGGCCGCATCCTTCCAGGAAACCACCAAGGTTCTCACGGAAGCTGCGATTGCCGGCAAGACGGACACGCTGCAGGGTCTCAAGGAAAACGTCATCGTCGGCCGTCTCATCCCGGCCGGTACCGGCGGCACCATGACGCAGATCCGCCGCATCGCCACGTCGCGCGACGACCTCATCCTCGAGGAACGCCGCAAGGGTACGGGTGCAGGCTCTGCGAACCAGATGCTGCAGGACATGACGGATCAGGTTCCGGCTGCGGAATAA
- the rpoB gene encoding DNA-directed RNA polymerase subunit beta gives MAQTLSFNGRRRVRKFFGKIPEVAEMPNLIEVQKASYDQFLMVDEPKGGRPDEGLNAVFKSVFPITDFSGASMLEFVSYEFEAPKFDVEECRQRDLTYAAPLKVTLRLIVFDIDEDTGAKSIKDIKEQSVYMGDMPLMTNNGTFIVNGTERVIVSQMHRSPGVFFDHDKGKSHSSGKLLFAARVIPYRGSWLDIEFDAKDIVYARIDRRRKLPVTSLLMALGMDGEDILSTFYTKASYERDGDGWRIPFQPETLKNAKVVTDMIDADTGEVVVEAGKKLTPRLIRQLSEKGLKALKATDEDLYGNYLAEDIVNYETGEIYLEAGDEIDEKTLGLILQSGFDEIPVLNIDHVNVGAYIRNTLSADKNENRQEALFDIYRVMRPGEPPTMESAEAMFNSLFFDAERYDLSAVGRVKMNMRLDLDAEDTVRTLRKEDILAVVKMLVELRDGKGEIDDIDNLGNRRVRSVGELMENQYRLGLLRMERAIKERMSSIEIDTVMPQDLINAKPAAAAVREFFGSSQLSQFMDQVNPLSEITHKRRLSALGPGGLTRERAGFEVRDVHPTHYGRICPIETPEGPNIGLINSLATFARVNKYGFIESPYRKIVDGKVTNDVIYLSAMEEAKYYVAQANAPLNDDGSFSEEFVVSRHSGEVMLAPRDNINLMDVSPKQLVSVAAALIPFLENDDANRALMGSNMQRQAVPLLRAEAPFVGTGMEPVVARDSGAAIAARRGGVVDQVDATRIVIRATEDLDAGKSGVDIYRLQKFQRSNQNTCVNQRPLVSVGDAISKGDIIADGPSTDLGDLALGRNALVAFMPWNGYNYEDSILMSERIVSDDVFTSIHIEEFEVMARDTKLGPEEITRDIPNVSEEALKNLDEAGIVYIGAEVQPGDILVGKITPKGESPMTPEEKLLRAIFGEKASDVRDTSMRMPPGTFGTVVEVRVFNRHGVEKDERAMAIEREEIERLAKDRDDEQAILDRNVYGRLIDMLRGHVSIAGPKGFKKGVELSNAVVSEYPRSQWWMFAVEDEKAQSELEALRGQYDESKSRLEQRFMDKVEKVQRGDEMPPGVMKMVKVFVAVKRKIQPGDKMAGRHGNKGVVSRIVPVEDMPFLEDGTHVDICLNPLGVPSRMNVGQILETHLAWACAGMGKKIGEMLEEYRKTMDISELRSELTEIYASEANDEVQRFDDDSLVKLAEEAKRGVSIATPVFDGAHEPDVAAMLKKAGLHESGQSVLYDGRTGEPFDRKVTVGYMYMIKLNHLVDDKIHARSIGPYSLVTQQPLGGKAQFGGQRFGEMEVWALEAYGAAYTLQEMLTVKSDDVAGRTKVYEAIVRGDDTFEAGIPESFNVLVKEMRSLGLSVELENSKIENQPEDQLPDAAE, from the coding sequence ATGGCTCAGACCCTTTCGTTTAACGGTCGCAGGCGCGTACGCAAGTTTTTCGGCAAAATTCCAGAAGTAGCGGAAATGCCGAACCTCATCGAGGTTCAGAAGGCTTCGTATGACCAGTTTCTCATGGTTGACGAGCCCAAGGGTGGCCGTCCCGACGAGGGATTGAATGCCGTATTCAAGTCCGTATTCCCGATCACCGATTTCTCGGGCGCCTCCATGCTCGAATTCGTATCCTACGAGTTCGAAGCGCCGAAGTTCGACGTCGAGGAATGCCGTCAGCGCGATCTGACCTATGCAGCGCCGCTGAAAGTGACGCTGCGCCTCATCGTGTTCGATATTGACGAGGATACAGGCGCGAAGTCCATCAAGGACATCAAGGAACAGTCCGTCTACATGGGCGACATGCCGCTCATGACCAATAACGGCACGTTCATCGTCAACGGTACCGAGCGCGTCATCGTTTCGCAGATGCACCGTTCGCCGGGCGTGTTCTTCGACCACGACAAGGGCAAGAGCCATTCTTCCGGCAAGCTTTTGTTCGCTGCCCGCGTCATCCCGTATCGCGGTTCCTGGCTCGATATCGAGTTCGACGCCAAGGACATCGTCTATGCGCGTATCGACCGTCGCCGCAAGCTGCCCGTGACCTCGCTCCTGATGGCGCTCGGCATGGATGGCGAAGACATTCTGTCGACCTTCTACACCAAGGCTTCCTATGAGCGCGACGGCGACGGCTGGCGCATTCCGTTCCAGCCCGAGACGCTGAAGAACGCCAAGGTCGTCACCGACATGATCGACGCCGATACCGGCGAAGTCGTTGTCGAGGCCGGCAAGAAGCTGACCCCGCGCCTTATCCGCCAGCTTTCCGAAAAGGGCCTCAAGGCGCTGAAGGCGACCGACGAGGACCTGTACGGCAACTATCTGGCCGAAGACATCGTCAACTACGAGACGGGCGAAATCTATCTCGAAGCCGGCGACGAAATCGATGAGAAGACGCTTGGTCTTATCCTGCAGTCCGGCTTTGACGAGATTCCGGTTCTCAACATCGACCACGTCAATGTTGGCGCCTACATCCGCAACACGCTGTCTGCCGACAAGAACGAAAACCGTCAGGAAGCCCTGTTCGACATCTACCGCGTCATGCGTCCGGGTGAGCCGCCGACCATGGAATCGGCGGAAGCGATGTTCAACTCGCTGTTCTTCGATGCAGAGCGTTACGACCTTTCGGCCGTTGGCCGCGTCAAGATGAACATGCGTCTCGACCTCGACGCGGAAGACACCGTGCGCACGCTGCGCAAGGAAGACATCCTCGCGGTCGTCAAGATGCTGGTCGAACTGCGTGACGGCAAGGGCGAGATCGACGATATCGACAACCTCGGCAACCGTCGTGTGCGTTCGGTCGGCGAGCTGATGGAAAACCAGTATCGTCTCGGCCTTCTGCGCATGGAACGTGCGATCAAGGAACGTATGTCCTCGATCGAAATCGACACCGTGATGCCGCAGGACCTGATCAACGCGAAGCCGGCTGCTGCCGCCGTTCGTGAATTCTTCGGTTCCTCGCAGCTGTCGCAGTTCATGGACCAGGTGAACCCGCTTTCGGAAATCACCCACAAGCGCCGTCTTTCGGCTCTTGGACCGGGTGGTCTGACCCGCGAGCGCGCCGGCTTCGAAGTCCGCGACGTTCACCCGACCCATTACGGCCGTATTTGCCCGATCGAAACGCCGGAAGGCCCGAACATCGGTCTTATCAACAGCCTCGCGACCTTCGCCCGCGTCAACAAGTACGGCTTCATCGAAAGCCCGTACCGCAAGATCGTGGACGGCAAGGTTACGAACGACGTGATCTATCTCTCCGCCATGGAAGAGGCCAAGTATTACGTCGCGCAGGCCAACGCGCCGCTCAACGACGATGGTTCGTTCTCCGAAGAGTTCGTCGTTTCCCGTCATTCGGGCGAAGTTATGCTCGCCCCGCGTGACAACATCAACCTGATGGACGTTTCGCCGAAGCAGCTCGTTTCGGTCGCAGCGGCTCTCATTCCGTTCCTGGAAAACGACGACGCCAACCGCGCTCTCATGGGCTCGAACATGCAGCGTCAGGCCGTTCCGCTTCTGCGGGCGGAAGCGCCGTTCGTCGGCACGGGCATGGAACCGGTTGTTGCTCGCGACTCCGGCGCTGCCATCGCAGCTCGCCGCGGCGGTGTAGTCGACCAGGTGGATGCGACGCGTATCGTTATCCGCGCTACGGAAGACCTCGATGCCGGCAAGTCGGGCGTCGATATTTACCGTCTGCAGAAGTTCCAGCGTTCGAACCAGAACACCTGCGTCAACCAGCGTCCGCTGGTTTCCGTCGGTGACGCCATCTCCAAGGGTGACATCATCGCGGACGGTCCGTCGACCGACCTCGGCGATCTGGCGCTTGGCCGCAACGCGCTCGTCGCGTTCATGCCCTGGAACGGCTACAACTACGAAGACTCGATCCTGATGTCGGAACGTATCGTTTCCGACGACGTGTTCACCTCCATTCACATCGAAGAATTCGAAGTGATGGCGCGCGACACGAAGCTTGGTCCGGAAGAAATCACGCGCGACATTCCGAACGTTTCGGAAGAAGCGCTGAAGAACCTCGACGAAGCCGGTATCGTTTACATCGGTGCGGAAGTTCAGCCGGGCGATATCCTCGTCGGCAAGATCACGCCGAAGGGCGAAAGCCCGATGACGCCGGAAGAAAAGCTTCTGCGCGCCATCTTCGGTGAAAAGGCTTCCGACGTTCGCGACACCTCCATGCGCATGCCTCCGGGCACGTTTGGTACGGTCGTCGAAGTCCGCGTCTTCAACCGTCACGGTGTGGAGAAGGACGAGCGCGCGATGGCTATCGAGCGCGAAGAGATCGAACGTCTGGCGAAGGACCGCGACGACGAACAGGCAATTCTTGACCGTAACGTCTACGGCCGTCTGATCGACATGCTGCGTGGCCACGTTTCCATCGCCGGTCCGAAGGGCTTCAAGAAGGGCGTCGAGCTTTCCAACGCCGTCGTCTCCGAATATCCCCGCTCGCAGTGGTGGATGTTCGCGGTCGAAGACGAGAAGGCTCAGTCCGAACTCGAAGCGCTTCGCGGCCAGTACGACGAATCCAAGTCGCGCCTTGAACAGCGCTTCATGGACAAGGTCGAAAAGGTCCAGCGCGGCGATGAAATGCCTCCGGGCGTCATGAAGATGGTCAAGGTCTTCGTTGCTGTTAAGCGCAAGATCCAGCCGGGCGACAAGATGGCCGGCCGTCACGGTAACAAGGGCGTCGTCTCGCGTATCGTTCCGGTCGAGGACATGCCGTTCCTCGAAGACGGCACGCATGTCGACATCTGCTTGAACCCGCTCGGCGTGCCTTCGCGCATGAACGTCGGCCAGATCCTCGAAACCCACCTCGCATGGGCATGCGCAGGCATGGGCAAGAAGATCGGCGAGATGCTCGAAGAGTATCGCAAGACGATGGACATCAGCGAGCTTCGCAGCGAGCTGACGGAAATCTACGCGTCTGAAGCCAATGACGAGGTTCAGCGTTTCGACGACGACTCGCTGGTGAAGCTTGCCGAAGAAGCCAAGCGCGGTGTTTCCATCGCGACCCCGGTCTTCGACGGTGCGCATGAGCCTGACGTCGCCGCGATGCTGAAGAAGGCAGGTCTGCATGAATCCGGTCAGTCCGTCCTTTATGACGGTCGTACCGGTGAGCCGTTCGACCGCAAGGTCACCGTCGGCTACATGTACATGATCAAGCTGAACCACCTTGTCGACGACAAGATCCACGCTCGCTCGATCGGTCCTTACTCGCTCGTTACCCAGCAGCCGCTGGGCGGCAAGGCGCAGTTCGGCGGACAGCGCTTCGGGGAAATGGAAGTCTGGGCTCTGGAAGCATACGGCGCGGCCTACACGCTGCAGGAAATGCTGACCGTCAAGTCGGACGACGTGGCCGGCCGCACCAAGGTCTACGAAGCGATCGTCCGTGGCGACGATACCTTCGAGGCCGGTATTCCGGAGAGCTTCAACGTTCTCGTCAAGGAAATGCGGTCGCTCGGTCTTTCGGTCGAACTGGAAAACTCGAAGATCGAGAACCAGCCCGAAGACCAGCTGCCCGACGCGGCGGAATAA
- the rplL gene encoding 50S ribosomal protein L7/L12, producing MADLAKIVEDLSSLTVLEAAELSKLLEEKWGVSAAAPVAVAAVAGGAGAAAAAEEEKTEFDVILVDAGANKINVIKEVRGITGLGLKEAKDLVEGAPKPVKEAVSKAEAADLKKKLEDAGAKVDVK from the coding sequence ATGGCTGATCTCGCAAAGATCGTAGAAGACCTCTCCTCGCTGACCGTTCTGGAAGCTGCAGAACTGTCCAAGCTTCTCGAAGAAAAGTGGGGCGTTTCCGCTGCTGCTCCGGTAGCTGTTGCTGCTGTTGCCGGCGGTGCAGGCGCTGCTGCTGCTGCTGAAGAAGAAAAGACCGAGTTCGACGTTATCCTGGTTGACGCTGGCGCCAACAAGATCAACGTCATCAAGGAAGTCCGCGGCATCACCGGCCTCGGCCTCAAGGAAGCCAAGGACCTCGTCGAAGGCGCTCCGAAGCCGGTCAAGGAAGCCGTTTCCAAGGCTGAAGCTGCTGATCTCAAGAAGAAGCTTGAAGACGCAGGCGCCAAGGTTGACGTTAAGTAA